The Spiroplasma clarkii genome has a window encoding:
- a CDS encoding AAA family ATPase yields the protein MEFLVKNDYFTHELKLKISERLTIIYGSNGSGKTMISNHLKDKYNAFVFNQDYISRNVYISNENGFVDVSPENRKERSKIFVSETCHKIDNKISELNNLKEEIDIKIDVNDFLLENDDYKNFVESIDEKNKISINEKLSSLIDNETKKSLERFKKDISLVTNYTEVMKKYVYAVNKHKEWLELKGVYLKTKAYDESKFKNFVTLNLNQQMVERFNEKYKYWNNYLKGTIFEINNSLDDYYNNIQMDNVFNELIKKFKNELEKHVKLSESESKNISDNKHIHRIKKWVNEGKDIHKDIEDFCYYCKNNMILKKQEIDDILDGISNSDLASKLSLLKELLLDKIKEINERNVDLKNFLNECIGLGHENLITSSCNILIKNINDYQDLLESYLCIINEEKSLKIFIKKNKVFNQVENLEISTEQISIEDNFDMIIAMLMSKNRDLLIKKIYDYYLSNIIKLTIERMKNYLEIENSKMSTDIKKRYDELVKQNISPIRNINLSLVKSGARTRGKENVQLEIKNSSTDKAPFNVISSGQRSMLAFIIFIMSLEKKLKVNKDRDEIIVIDDPVDSMDLFSYFAVTNMLQEVIKCAPIKVKFIILTHNFEFINTLLFAFFDKISLKKLDYSKELIDLEIKDLVNSDISLIIAFIEHFNLTKDVNCHCLNAFYLMTTGILLAKVMDNYFYSLIEKNLGENRIPAAKIYKDIREVLNNNRDKIEDYEQNFELFEFYTRFRTGEKEDKTSGIFNCDLSNVNKHIEKMRELIEKYANLSSEPKLINVMKKLLCKNINVSIKNLNFLQFEIPLNLEFRLVQVIKAAKIMYYAKTSDEKCENKTINKISNHFRHSPYSMSSPLISFDYDELLRLIANLNN from the coding sequence ATGGAATTTTTAGTTAAAAATGATTATTTTACTCATGAATTGAAATTAAAAATTAGTGAAAGGTTAACTATTATTTATGGTTCAAATGGATCTGGAAAAACTATGATTTCAAACCATTTGAAAGATAAATATAATGCTTTTGTTTTTAATCAAGATTACATAAGTAGGAATGTTTATATTTCAAATGAGAATGGATTTGTTGATGTATCTCCTGAAAACAGGAAAGAAAGATCAAAAATATTTGTCTCTGAAACTTGTCACAAAATTGATAACAAGATTTCAGAATTAAATAATTTAAAAGAAGAAATTGACATAAAAATTGATGTTAATGATTTTTTACTTGAAAATGATGATTATAAGAATTTTGTAGAAAGTATTGATGAAAAAAATAAAATTAGTATTAATGAAAAATTAAGTTCATTGATAGATAATGAAACCAAAAAGTCTTTGGAAAGATTTAAAAAGGATATTAGTTTAGTAACTAATTATACTGAGGTTATGAAAAAATATGTGTATGCAGTAAATAAGCATAAAGAATGATTAGAATTGAAAGGGGTGTATCTAAAAACCAAGGCTTATGATGAGAGTAAGTTTAAAAATTTTGTTACTTTGAATCTTAATCAGCAAATGGTAGAAAGATTTAATGAAAAGTATAAGTATTGAAATAATTATTTAAAAGGTACTATTTTTGAAATTAATAATTCACTTGATGATTACTATAATAATATACAAATGGATAATGTATTTAATGAATTAATTAAAAAATTTAAAAATGAATTAGAAAAGCATGTTAAATTGTCAGAAAGTGAATCTAAAAATATTTCTGACAATAAACATATTCATAGAATTAAGAAGTGAGTAAATGAAGGTAAGGATATCCACAAAGATATAGAAGATTTTTGCTATTATTGTAAGAATAACATGATATTAAAAAAACAAGAGATTGATGACATTCTAGATGGGATATCAAATAGTGATTTAGCTTCAAAATTGAGCTTGTTAAAAGAACTTTTACTAGATAAAATCAAGGAGATTAATGAACGAAATGTTGATTTGAAAAATTTCTTGAATGAATGTATTGGGCTTGGACATGAAAATTTAATTACAAGTAGTTGTAATATTTTAATTAAAAATATTAATGATTATCAAGATTTACTAGAATCATATCTATGTATAATAAATGAAGAAAAAAGCTTAAAAATTTTTATCAAAAAAAACAAAGTATTCAACCAAGTAGAAAATTTAGAAATTTCAACAGAACAAATAAGTATTGAGGATAATTTTGATATGATTATTGCAATGTTAATGTCAAAAAATAGAGATCTATTAATTAAAAAAATATATGATTATTACTTGTCAAATATTATAAAATTGACAATTGAGCGCATGAAGAATTACTTAGAGATTGAGAACTCAAAAATGTCTACAGATATTAAAAAAAGATATGATGAGTTAGTAAAGCAGAATATATCTCCAATCAGAAATATTAATCTATCATTAGTAAAAAGTGGTGCTAGAACAAGAGGGAAAGAAAATGTTCAATTGGAAATAAAAAACTCTAGTACAGATAAAGCTCCTTTTAATGTAATTAGTTCTGGACAAAGATCAATGCTTGCATTCATCATTTTCATTATGAGTCTAGAAAAAAAACTAAAAGTAAATAAGGACAGAGATGAAATTATTGTTATTGATGATCCTGTAGATTCTATGGATTTGTTTTCATATTTTGCTGTGACAAATATGCTCCAAGAAGTAATTAAATGTGCTCCAATAAAAGTTAAATTCATAATTTTGACCCATAATTTTGAATTTATTAATACATTATTATTTGCGTTTTTTGATAAAATTAGTCTTAAAAAGCTTGATTACTCAAAAGAGCTAATTGATTTAGAAATAAAAGATTTAGTTAATTCAGATATATCACTAATTATTGCTTTTATAGAACATTTTAATCTTACTAAGGATGTAAATTGCCATTGTTTAAATGCTTTTTATTTAATGACTACAGGTATTCTCCTAGCAAAGGTAATGGATAATTACTTTTATAGTCTAATAGAGAAAAACTTAGGAGAAAATAGAATACCAGCTGCAAAAATTTACAAAGATATTAGGGAAGTCTTAAATAATAATCGTGATAAAATTGAAGATTATGAACAAAATTTTGAACTATTTGAGTTTTATACTAGATTTAGAACAGGTGAAAAGGAAGACAAAACATCAGGTATTTTTAATTGTGATTTGTCCAATGTAAATAAGCACATAGAAAAAATGAGAGAACTCATTGAAAAATATGCTAATTTAAGTTCTGAACCAAAATTAATTAATGTAATGAAAAAATTATTATGTAAAAATATTAATGTTTCAATTAAAAATCTTAATTTTTTGCAATTTGAAATTCCCTTAAATTTAGAGTTTAGATTAGTTCAGGTAATAAAAGCTGCAAAAATAATGTATTATGCAAAAACAAGTGATGAAAAATGCGAAAACAAAACAATTAATAAAATTTCAAACCATTTTAGACACTCACCTTATTCAATGTCTAGCCCATTAATCTCATTTGATTATGATGAATTACTAAGGTTAATAGCAAATTTAAATAACTAG
- a CDS encoding ATP-dependent DNA helicase, producing MKNIYIKVDSEIKKISDTIDENIESLNTKPGLLSQNILAQLRTLVEHIALKILIRDKNEEYAYGYSSLTAAIKHLRERSNYIFLRHFHNNLRVSTSHYISSKDNSERLMYKYIKEIFAIKEFMKEEFNQEIIEKISEFKFSVDEQLEDYYNKILEKIKSNLNNQNKTWYRLYIYKKKLIYLNNEIYYELSGALARGWYNDKVDRIIIYTKENVQENYAVGLYLVKDKIDLFDEKIEINIAIESEVSIRPCEYEWLAKVFGKKNKGIGKSSESKKINEYITKNNLNLIDIIDLPQNKFDEIENEINKKNKNKSIFEILRICRKLDAGKNIIRYILFSMRYKIIKGQYFDRGNPLLSSLFLKFESIPFDRMPFCTDPAGNIAVKRWVYCAIDCDAREHELLALDLENYIKDSGNIYNDLKDYMDKDKLIKVYNSNIYQKHRIQRLIKNYGDKNYHFSGDELDLKKTIKKFQEGSLSGFVGYNEKVKEWLKTVDSDDFDENKKEILENLFKVSKVAFVHGPAGTGKTTLIKYLSNYLKEYSDKKILYLAQTNVAVTNLKKKVNNNNAEYRTIDSFLLKESQSQFSLVVIEECSTISNSDIIKILEKIDTELILCVGDKFQIESIQFGNWFSIIKSFLKDQVWSELTKQHRTQDADLLELWNAVRENKPNIVELICRGEYSKELDSGIFNQKSVDEIILCLNYDGLYGINNINKLLQMKNNGKEIEIGIMKFKVGDPIIFRDSKKFRNVLYNNLKGEILEINELDDMVEFKIIIDKKVVQFELSNTGIDYCDDEDGKSIIKFEVKNSTDTDEEDEFENSLIPFQIAYAMSIHKSQGLEYDSVKIVVDNDIDEKIDHNIFYTAITRARSNLEIYWSKESMNNVVSNFEIKDYSKTVNVLKEIINRD from the coding sequence ATGAAGAATATTTATATTAAAGTTGATTCAGAAATAAAAAAAATTAGTGATACAATTGATGAAAATATTGAATCTTTAAATACCAAACCTGGTTTGTTATCCCAAAATATTTTGGCTCAACTTAGAACTCTTGTAGAGCACATTGCACTTAAAATTTTAATTAGAGATAAAAATGAAGAATATGCCTATGGTTATTCTAGTCTGACTGCTGCAATTAAACATTTAAGGGAAAGGAGCAACTATATATTTTTAAGACATTTTCACAATAACTTAAGAGTATCGACTTCACATTATATTTCATCAAAAGATAATTCTGAAAGGTTAATGTACAAGTACATTAAAGAAATTTTTGCTATAAAAGAATTTATGAAAGAAGAATTTAACCAAGAAATTATTGAAAAAATTAGTGAATTTAAGTTTTCTGTGGATGAACAGTTGGAGGACTATTATAATAAAATTCTTGAAAAAATTAAAAGTAATTTGAATAATCAAAATAAAACTTGATATAGGCTATATATATACAAAAAAAAGTTAATTTATTTAAATAATGAAATATACTATGAGTTGTCAGGAGCTTTAGCAAGAGGGTGGTATAATGATAAGGTAGATAGAATTATTATATACACAAAGGAAAATGTTCAAGAGAATTATGCAGTGGGTTTATATTTAGTAAAAGATAAGATTGATTTGTTTGATGAAAAAATTGAAATTAATATTGCAATAGAATCAGAAGTGTCAATTAGACCATGTGAATATGAGTGACTAGCAAAGGTGTTTGGTAAGAAAAATAAAGGCATAGGGAAATCAAGTGAGTCAAAAAAAATAAATGAATATATTACTAAAAATAATTTGAACTTAATAGATATAATTGATTTACCACAAAATAAATTTGATGAAATTGAAAATGAAATAAATAAAAAAAACAAGAATAAAAGTATATTTGAAATTTTAAGAATATGTAGAAAATTAGATGCAGGTAAAAATATTATAAGATATATTTTGTTTTCTATGAGATATAAGATAATTAAAGGGCAATATTTCGATAGAGGAAATCCTTTACTATCATCATTATTTTTAAAATTTGAATCCATCCCTTTTGACAGAATGCCTTTTTGCACAGATCCTGCAGGAAATATAGCAGTAAAAAGATGAGTATATTGCGCAATTGATTGTGACGCTAGGGAACACGAACTTTTGGCACTAGACCTTGAAAATTACATAAAAGATAGTGGCAATATTTATAATGATCTTAAAGATTATATGGACAAAGATAAATTAATTAAAGTATATAATAGTAATATTTATCAAAAGCATAGAATTCAAAGGTTAATAAAAAACTATGGAGATAAAAATTATCACTTTAGTGGAGATGAACTAGATTTGAAAAAAACTATTAAAAAATTTCAAGAGGGTTCATTATCTGGATTTGTGGGATATAATGAAAAGGTTAAAGAATGGTTAAAAACAGTTGATAGTGATGATTTTGATGAAAACAAAAAAGAAATATTAGAGAATTTATTCAAAGTATCAAAGGTTGCATTTGTTCATGGCCCAGCAGGTACAGGTAAAACCACATTAATAAAGTATTTATCTAATTATTTAAAAGAATACTCTGACAAGAAAATTCTTTATTTAGCACAAACAAATGTGGCAGTCACAAATCTAAAGAAAAAAGTAAATAATAATAATGCAGAGTATAGAACAATAGATTCATTTTTATTAAAGGAGTCTCAATCGCAATTTAGTCTTGTGGTTATAGAAGAATGCAGTACAATAAGTAATAGTGATATTATCAAAATTCTTGAAAAAATAGATACAGAACTTATTTTGTGTGTTGGTGATAAGTTTCAAATTGAATCAATTCAATTTGGGAATTGATTCAGTATTATTAAATCATTTTTAAAGGATCAAGTTTGATCAGAGTTAACAAAGCAACATAGAACACAAGATGCAGACCTGTTAGAACTTTGAAATGCTGTTAGGGAAAACAAACCAAATATTGTGGAACTAATTTGTAGGGGAGAATATTCAAAAGAATTAGACAGTGGAATTTTTAACCAAAAATCTGTTGATGAGATAATTTTGTGTCTAAATTATGATGGTTTGTATGGTATTAATAATATCAATAAGCTATTACAAATGAAAAACAATGGGAAAGAAATTGAAATTGGTATAATGAAGTTTAAAGTTGGAGACCCAATCATATTCAGAGATTCAAAAAAATTTAGGAATGTATTATATAATAATTTAAAAGGTGAAATTCTAGAAATCAATGAATTAGATGATATGGTTGAATTTAAAATCATAATTGATAAGAAAGTAGTTCAATTTGAGTTGAGTAATACAGGAATTGATTATTGTGATGATGAAGATGGAAAATCTATTATCAAATTTGAAGTAAAAAATTCTACAGACACTGATGAAGAAGATGAATTTGAGAATTCTCTTATTCCATTTCAAATTGCATATGCAATGTCGATACATAAATCGCAGGGATTAGAGTATGACAGTGTTAAAATAGTTGTAGATAATGATATTGATGAAAAAATTGATCATAATATTTTTTATACTGCAATAACAAGAGCAAGAAGTAACCTTGAAATTTATTGATCTAAAGAATCAATGAATAATGTAGTATCAAACTTTGAAATTAAAGATTACAGTAAGACTGTAAATGTTTTAAAAGAAATAATAAATAGAGACTAG
- a CDS encoding Abi family protein, whose translation MIESKKKKLPLNISIDKFVSKMIFPDEDNKLEEECRNYLRLKGVAYLTQLANFIELNDNGKIEYLKVSKLYRYDKRIRNILYKFLSAFEESIRAFIANKFLDNVSEFKSESQKNGKKIGKKLMGKLSECKSLSFSLGSLSLSELMELFNIFTADEQVLLFENLDHIDENLSAVRELRNAVSHHRMLFVYDEFSECWIDGIQKEGNLINSIKNLRELIDPFYKDYLTSAINDSCEDKQDKLFGEYLVKKAIIKL comes from the coding sequence ATGATTGAAAGTAAAAAGAAGAAACTGCCTTTAAATATAAGTATTGATAAGTTTGTAAGTAAAATGATTTTTCCTGATGAAGACAATAAATTGGAGGAAGAATGTAGGAATTATTTAAGACTTAAAGGAGTTGCATATCTCACTCAATTAGCAAATTTCATAGAGTTAAATGATAATGGGAAAATAGAATACTTAAAAGTTTCAAAATTATATAGATATGACAAAAGAATTAGAAATATCTTATACAAATTTCTATCAGCATTTGAAGAGAGCATCAGAGCATTTATAGCAAATAAATTTCTAGACAATGTTAGTGAATTTAAAAGTGAATCTCAAAAAAATGGTAAAAAAATTGGTAAAAAATTAATGGGTAAACTTAGTGAGTGTAAAAGCTTATCATTTTCACTTGGCTCTCTGAGTCTTTCTGAATTGATGGAATTGTTTAACATATTTACAGCAGATGAACAAGTGCTTTTATTTGAAAATCTTGACCATATTGACGAAAACCTATCCGCAGTTAGGGAATTAAGAAATGCTGTTAGCCATCATAGAATGTTGTTTGTATATGACGAGTTTAGTGAGTGTTGAATTGATGGAATTCAAAAGGAAGGAAATTTAATAAATAGTATAAAAAATCTTAGAGAATTAATTGATCCATTTTATAAAGATTATTTAACTAGTGCAATTAATGACAGTTGTGAAGATAAACAAGACAAACTATTTGGAGAATATTTAGTTAAAAAAGCAATAATTAAGTTGTAG
- a CDS encoding 6-phosphofructokinase, with translation MTNNKIGIVCSGGDAPGINNAIYGLVHKLAPTYQILGFYDGLEGIYLQKYLVLDQVNVEGIQLEGSAIIGCERFAEFNNFAIQAQVVENLKALNIQHLVVFGGNGSLMAAKILVKQGIKVHFIPTTIDNDVVEVKTTLGFDTALNSVVEFIRRVNYSAKNHKKVQVYELMGRECSDLTNSVGQAVYADYVINNQNFTNPHLVAEIVKALKESNKRTNIILLSEKLLQTQALITEISAKISKRIWFTIIGHFQRGGTPSFGDCHYGAKCVDKIVKNIQMQKANLIYSLAEEVVI, from the coding sequence ATGACAAACAATAAAATTGGAATTGTTTGTTCAGGGGGAGATGCCCCTGGAATTAATAATGCCATTTATGGACTTGTTCATAAATTAGCACCAACATATCAAATCTTAGGATTTTATGATGGTTTAGAAGGCATTTATTTACAAAAGTATCTTGTTTTAGATCAAGTAAATGTTGAAGGAATTCAATTAGAAGGTTCTGCAATAATTGGGTGTGAAAGATTTGCTGAATTTAACAATTTCGCAATACAAGCACAAGTAGTTGAAAATTTAAAAGCTCTAAATATCCAACATTTAGTAGTGTTTGGTGGTAATGGAAGTTTAATGGCTGCAAAAATTTTAGTAAAACAAGGGATTAAAGTGCATTTTATTCCTACAACTATTGACAATGATGTGGTTGAAGTCAAAACCACACTTGGTTTTGATACAGCTTTGAATTCAGTTGTGGAGTTTATTAGAAGAGTAAACTATAGTGCTAAAAATCATAAAAAAGTCCAAGTTTATGAACTAATGGGTAGAGAATGTAGTGATTTAACTAATTCTGTCGGTCAAGCAGTTTATGCAGATTATGTAATTAATAATCAAAATTTTACAAATCCACATTTAGTGGCAGAAATTGTTAAAGCTCTTAAAGAATCAAATAAAAGAACAAATATTATTTTGCTTTCTGAAAAACTTTTACAAACTCAAGCTTTAATAACTGAAATTTCAGCTAAAATAAGTAAACGAATTTGATTTACAATTATTGGTCACTTTCAAAGAGGCGGAACTCCTAGTTTTGGAGATTGTCACTATGGTGCAAAGTGTGTTGACAAAATTGTAAAAAATATTCAGATGCAAAAAGCAAATCTGATTTATAGTTTGGCTGAAGAGGTGGTCATATAG
- a CDS encoding PTS ascorbate transporter subunit IIC, translating into MDEFIIFLKTFFGTPSILIGIVAMIGLLIQRKSFTQVLTGTFKVIIGFLILGGGATLLSSSLSQFSPVFINLFGINGAIPNNEATMAQLLDVIPKIITIGTGVMIVAMLTNVVLAIVTRYKYVYLTGHVLFYMSVMTAACLVSAGMDDSKDLWMIILTGGLFMAIYMLFMPLANQKFMRQVTKGDVIAMGHTGGIGYFIAGWIGNGIGALQKGKVRSTEDIKFPKGLSFLKNSNVAISITMIFFFLIVYIAAYAAKGLDVFIGTDVLDGTGAMANHWFVFAIIQAFTFAAGIEVILLGVRMVLNELVPAFKGISDKFVKNGKAALDCAVVFTYAPNAVLIGFLASFVAGIIGMFITYGAGLPIVLPGIAAHFFLGATGGVFANSKGGIWGAIVGPFVQGLIITFVPVLFLKLNAYAGVEASISTGWGDTDYILGLIPLLITRHLGKWVTFGVVLAFIIGLVVEEQIFIQIKRKKAKLAAPSSVVTGVNPELVEEVNDKQ; encoded by the coding sequence ATGGATGAATTTATAATATTTTTAAAAACCTTTTTTGGAACACCTTCAATCTTAATTGGAATTGTTGCTATGATAGGTTTATTAATTCAAAGAAAAAGTTTTACCCAAGTTCTTACTGGAACTTTTAAAGTTATTATTGGATTTTTAATTCTTGGTGGAGGAGCCACTTTACTATCTTCTTCACTATCACAATTTTCACCAGTCTTTATTAATCTTTTTGGTATTAATGGAGCTATCCCCAATAATGAAGCCACAATGGCACAATTGTTGGATGTAATTCCCAAAATTATTACCATTGGAACTGGGGTTATGATTGTGGCTATGCTAACAAATGTTGTGTTAGCAATTGTCACTAGATACAAATATGTTTATTTAACAGGACATGTCTTGTTTTATATGTCAGTTATGACTGCAGCTTGTTTGGTGTCTGCTGGAATGGATGACAGCAAAGATTTATGAATGATTATTTTAACTGGAGGTTTATTTATGGCAATTTACATGCTGTTTATGCCTTTAGCAAATCAAAAATTTATGCGTCAAGTTACTAAAGGTGATGTCATTGCCATGGGTCACACTGGAGGAATTGGTTATTTTATTGCTGGGTGAATTGGTAATGGGATTGGTGCTTTACAAAAAGGTAAAGTGAGATCTACTGAAGATATCAAATTCCCAAAAGGCTTATCATTTTTAAAAAATTCAAATGTTGCAATTAGTATTACAATGATCTTTTTCTTCTTAATAGTTTATATTGCAGCATATGCTGCAAAAGGGCTTGATGTCTTTATTGGTACAGATGTGCTTGATGGCACAGGGGCAATGGCAAATCATTGATTTGTTTTTGCAATCATTCAAGCCTTTACTTTTGCTGCGGGAATTGAAGTCATTTTACTTGGAGTCAGAATGGTTTTAAATGAACTAGTGCCTGCTTTTAAAGGAATTTCAGACAAGTTTGTTAAAAACGGAAAAGCAGCTCTAGATTGTGCAGTTGTGTTTACTTATGCACCCAATGCTGTTTTAATTGGATTTTTAGCATCATTTGTGGCTGGGATTATTGGAATGTTTATAACTTATGGGGCTGGTTTACCAATTGTTTTACCAGGAATTGCCGCTCACTTTTTCTTGGGAGCCACTGGTGGAGTATTTGCTAACTCAAAAGGTGGGATTTGGGGAGCAATTGTTGGTCCTTTTGTTCAAGGATTAATTATAACATTTGTACCAGTCTTATTTTTAAAATTAAATGCTTATGCTGGAGTTGAAGCCTCAATTTCAACTGGATGAGGAGATACTGATTACATTTTAGGGTTAATTCCTTTATTAATCACTAGACATTTAGGAAAATGAGTGACTTTTGGAGTAGTTTTAGCTTTTATTATTGGTTTGGTGGTTGAAGAACAAATCTTTATTCAAATTAAAAGAAAAAAAGCTAAACTTGCAGCACCGAGTTCAGTTGTCACTGGTGTTAATCCTGAACTGGTTGAGGAAGTAAATGACAAACAATAA
- a CDS encoding PTS sugar transporter subunit IIB, giving the protein MYKFMSVCGSGLASSFLIEETIQAALKQLNTEGEVSHTSVGSFAPDWDLDFVIVGNDITDSVEFPRKITLDNLFDVEECKQKISQALTNYKK; this is encoded by the coding sequence ATGTATAAATTTATGTCAGTTTGTGGATCTGGACTTGCTTCAAGTTTCTTAATTGAAGAAACTATTCAAGCAGCTTTAAAACAACTTAATACTGAAGGAGAGGTATCTCACACAAGTGTTGGGAGTTTTGCTCCTGACTGAGACTTAGACTTTGTCATTGTGGGTAATGATATCACAGATTCTGTGGAATTTCCCAGAAAAATAACTCTTGATAACCTTTTTGATGTTGAGGAATGTAAACAAAAAATTTCTCAAGCACTTACAAATTATAAAAAATAA
- a CDS encoding PTS sugar transporter subunit IIA, producing MKYDKNLLNEYEGFTCWKEMLKTCGASLIVNNYITASYLEVIIASVIKHGPYFVVAEQVAIAHSDINLDNIKKTGVSWNILKKPCQIGDINPKAVKYLIILATTNGVEHLGFLKKFSQVFLDEAKRTEFYQIQTKEQLIIFLEKHF from the coding sequence ATGAAATATGATAAAAATTTGTTAAATGAATATGAAGGTTTTACTTGCTGAAAAGAAATGTTAAAAACTTGTGGTGCATCATTAATTGTCAACAATTACATAACTGCTAGTTATTTAGAAGTCATTATAGCTTCAGTAATAAAACATGGACCATATTTTGTGGTTGCAGAACAAGTGGCAATTGCTCATAGTGATATCAATTTAGATAATATCAAAAAAACAGGTGTTTCTTGAAACATATTAAAAAAACCTTGCCAAATTGGAGACATCAACCCCAAAGCAGTTAAGTATTTAATTATTTTAGCTACAACTAATGGTGTGGAACACTTAGGATTTTTAAAAAAATTCTCGCAAGTTTTTTTGGATGAAGCTAAAAGAACAGAGTTTTATCAAATCCAAACCAAAGAACAATTAATTATTTTTCTAGAGAAACACTTTTAA
- a CDS encoding class II fructose-bisphosphate aldolase, with product MLTNLKEILVAAYKGGYAIPAFNVDNYEIMKAIVDACEEQKHPVVLMFTQSAIKYYGLNNLIAVANNLANSVSIPVVTHLDHELDVETCKAAINEGIQSIMYDGSHCSLETNINNTNLVYDYAKSTLKEISLEAELGQIAGVEDWKKISKSVYTNPEDALRFWTATNIDCLAISIGTAHGMYQTKPSLNLELLETINKLLQKPLVLHGGSGLAKEDIQKCIKLGIAKINFGTEIKIKFASACVEYIKTNQDCQDVRKILTYAMTELKQLIYEKINICKGK from the coding sequence ATGTTAACAAACCTTAAAGAAATTTTAGTGGCTGCTTACAAGGGCGGTTATGCAATACCTGCCTTTAATGTTGACAATTATGAAATTATGAAAGCTATTGTGGATGCTTGTGAAGAACAAAAACACCCAGTAGTGTTAATGTTCACCCAGTCAGCAATCAAGTATTATGGTTTGAATAATCTAATAGCAGTTGCTAACAATTTAGCAAATTCAGTTAGCATCCCAGTGGTGACTCACTTAGATCATGAACTTGATGTTGAAACTTGTAAGGCTGCCATCAATGAAGGTATTCAATCAATTATGTATGATGGTTCACACTGTTCACTTGAAACAAACATCAATAACACAAATCTAGTTTATGATTATGCAAAAAGTACTTTAAAAGAAATTTCTCTTGAAGCAGAACTTGGACAAATTGCTGGAGTTGAAGACTGAAAAAAAATCAGTAAATCAGTGTACACAAACCCAGAAGATGCATTGCGGTTTTGAACTGCCACTAATATTGATTGTTTAGCAATTTCAATTGGCACTGCCCATGGAATGTATCAAACAAAACCCTCACTAAACTTAGAGTTATTAGAAACTATTAATAAGTTATTGCAAAAACCCTTGGTGTTGCATGGGGGCAGTGGTCTAGCAAAAGAGGACATTCAAAAATGCATAAAACTTGGAATTGCCAAAATTAATTTTGGTACTGAAATCAAAATAAAATTTGCATCAGCTTGTGTTGAATACATTAAAACAAATCAAGATTGCCAAGATGTTCGCAAAATTTTAACTTATGCTATGACTGAATTAAAACAACTAATTTATGAAAAGATAAATATATGTAAAGGAAAGTAA
- a CDS encoding MurR/RpiR family transcriptional regulator: MSTLTKREQEAYDYLKKHSDLLNTSVDNICKELKISYGTIYSLIEKLGYKGYKDLIINISSEIIKEKSGLSHNYHELIDANFKIDNEQNLEKFFKIIKDKTVVFIGKSHSHIIAKKFSLDFNRLGIKSYVLENDYDQIILSISNMTADCVLVAITNSGTTDWILSALKMANSQGIKCVTITCVNSKKLTELNELVITMVNRNKLMIKSRITNFIPILIFLDIFWEKAIDKL, encoded by the coding sequence ATGAGTACACTAACAAAAAGAGAACAAGAAGCCTATGATTATCTAAAAAAACATTCTGACTTATTAAACACTTCAGTTGACAACATTTGCAAAGAGTTAAAAATAAGTTATGGAACCATTTATTCATTGATAGAGAAACTTGGTTACAAAGGCTATAAAGATTTAATTATAAATATAAGTTCAGAGATTATTAAAGAAAAGTCGGGATTAAGTCATAATTATCATGAGTTAATTGATGCAAATTTTAAAATTGACAATGAACAAAACTTAGAAAAATTCTTCAAAATAATAAAGGACAAAACAGTTGTTTTTATTGGAAAGTCCCACAGTCACATTATTGCCAAGAAATTCAGTCTTGATTTTAACAGATTAGGAATCAAGTCATATGTTTTAGAAAATGACTATGATCAAATAATTCTGTCAATTTCAAACATGACAGCAGATTGTGTTTTGGTAGCAATTACAAATTCAGGTACTACAGATTGAATTTTAAGTGCTTTAAAAATGGCAAATTCCCAAGGAATTAAATGTGTCACAATTACTTGTGTTAATTCAAAAAAATTAACAGAACTAAATGAATTAGTGATTACTATGGTTAACAGAAATAAACTGATGATTAAAAGCAGAATTACAAATTTCATCCCAATTTTAATATTTTTAGACATATTTTGAGAAAAAGCCATTGATAAATTATAA